The Paroceanicella profunda genome contains the following window.
GCGCAGTGGCGCGCCCTCGGCCTCACCGACGCGGACATGGAGAAGCCGAAGATCGCGGTGGTCAACACCTCCTCGGAGATGGCGATCTGCTTCTCGCATCTCGACGGCATCGCCGCGAAGGCGAAGGAGGCGATCCGCGCCGCCGGCGGGCTGCCCTTCGAGATCCGCACCGCGGCACCCTCGGATTTCATCATCTCCGCCGGGCGGCGCGCCACCTACATCCTGCCCACGCGCGATCTCATCGCCAATGACATCGAGGTGCAGGTGGAGGGCGCGCAGCTCGACGGCATGCTGCTGCTCACCTCGTGTGACAAGACCGTGCCGGGCCAGCTCATGGCCGCCGCCCGGCTCGACATCCCGGCGCTGATGGTGATCTGCGGCTACCAGGCCTCCGGGCACATCGGCAACGAGCATGTCGATATCGAGGAGGTGTTCCTGCACGCGGGCTATCACGCGCAGGGCAACACCTCGCTGGAGCGGCTCACCGAGATGAGCGAGCAGGCCATCCGCTCGCCCGGCGTGTGCTCCGGCATGGGCACGGCGAATTCCATGCACTCGGTCACCGAGGCTCTGGGGATGTGCCTGCCCGGTGCGGCCCCGGTGGCAGCACTTTCCGCGCGCATGTGGGCGCATGTGGAGGCCTCGGGGCGCCGCATCGTGGAGATGGTGGAGGAGGACCTGAAGCCCCGCGCCATCCTCACCGCCGGCGCCTTCCGCAACGCCGCCGCACAGGTGCAGGCACAGGCCGGGTCGATCAACTGCATCAAGCACCTGCAGGCCATCGCGCTGGAGGCCGGCGTGGAGATCGACATGGCGCGGGAATTCGACGCCGCCGGAGAGCGGGTGCCGGTGCTCACCGCCGTGCGGCCCATCGGCCCGCTTTCCATCGAGCAGTTCGACGCGGCGGGCGGCGCGCGCGGCGTGCAGTCCCGGCTGGCGCCACGGCTGGAGACCGGGGTGCTCACCTGCACCGGCGCCACGCTGGCGCAGAACCTCGAGGGGGTCACGGTGTCCGACGACAACGTCATCCGCCCGCTCGACAACCCCTGGGGCGCGGAAGCCCCGATCGTGCTGCTGCGCGGCTCGCTCGCGCCGGTGAGCGGCGTGGTGAAGGTGGGGCTGCGCACCGCGGACCGCAACCTTGCCTTCCGCGGCCCGGCGCGGGTGTTCGGCGACAGCGTCTCCGCCGAGGCGGCGCTGAAGGCGGGCACCATCGCCCCCGGCGCGGTGGTGGTGCTGCGCGGGCAGGGGGTGCGCGGCGGCCCCGGCATGGGCGGGGCCTCGCGCCTCGTCTTCGCGCTGGAAGGCGCCGGCATGGGCACGGCCTGTGCGGTGGTGACGGACGGCCAGCTCTCCGGCCTGGTGAACAAGGGCCTCGTGGTCGGCGAGGTGCAGCCGGAATCGGCCGAGGGCGGCCCGATCGCGCTGGTCGAGGACGGCGACATGATCGCCATCGACGTCACCACGAAGCGGCTGGACCTGGAGGTGCCCGAGGCGGTGCTGGCCGAGCGCGCCACCTGCTTCACCCCGCCGGAACCGGCCCATGATTCCGGCTGGCTGTCCATCTACGAGCGAACCGTATCGCCCCTGTCGCGCGGGGCATCGCTGATCGAGAGAGCGCGCACGCGCTGAAGGAGCTTGCCCATGTCCCACGGACGTCCCATCAATCCCGCCACCACCATCCTGCGCTTCGACGGGGTGGATCCGAAACATGTGCTGGAGGTCGACCTCTGCGTGGTCGGCGCGGGCATCTCCGGTGTCGCGACCGCGCTGGAGGCGGTGAAGCTGGGCCGCACGGTCGCCATCGTCGACAGCCTTCCGGCGCTCGGCGGGCAGGCGGTGAATTCGATCATCGGCACCTTCTGCGGCCTGTTCGCCAACGGCTCGCACGGGCACCGCTTCACCTTCGGCGTGGTCGACGAGATGCTCGCCGCGCTGGAGGCGGAGGACGCGGTCTACTACCGCCACGGGCCCATGACCACGGTGGCGCATTACAACGAGATCGTGCTGTCACGCTGGGTGGAGAAATCCATCGATGCCGCCGGGGTCATTCCCATCGTCGGGGCCACGCTGCGCGGCGTGGCGCGGGACGGCAGGCGCATCACCGCGGCGGAGTTCATCACCCGCTACGGCGACGTGGAGATCCGCGCCGAGGCCTGGGCCGATTGCTCGGGCGACGCGGCGCTGGCCTGGCGCGCGGGGCTGGAGTGCCGGGAGCCGGACGAGAAGGTGTTCGGCTCGCAGCAGGCCGTCATCCAGGGCATCAACACTGCCGCCCAGCCGGACCGCGAGACCCTGGGCGCCGTGATTTCCGAGAAGGCGGCGGAGTACGGCCTGCTGCGCCGCGGCGGGCTGATCTTCAACTTCCCCGGCAAGGACATCGGCGTGCTGAACATGACCCATGTCGAGACCCCGCTGGAGCCGGTGGCCGCCAGCCGCATGGGGATCCTGGGCAAGGAGCAGGTGGATCGCGGCGTGCGCCTGCTGCGCGATGCCTTCCCGGAGGCCTTCGGCGGCATCTCGGTGCGCAGCTACGGCTTTCCCGGCATCCGCCAGACCCGCTGGATCCGCGGCGCGCATCACATCACCGTGCCGGAAGTGACGGGCGGGGTGAAATTCCCCGACGCCATCGCCCGCACCGCCTGGCCCATCGAGCTGCACAACGCGCCGGAGGGGTTCGTCTGGGAGGTGTTCGACGAAAACCACGTGCATTACGTGCCGCTGGGCGCGATGCTCTCGCCGGAGGCGGACAATATCGTCGCCGTGGGCCGCTGCATCGACGGCGACCCGGCAGCCCTCTCCTCCGTGCGGGTGATGGGGCCCTGCATGGCGATGGGGGCGGCGGCGGCGCATGCGCTCGACCTCGCCGGTTCCGGCTCGGTGCATCAGATCGACATCGGCGCGCTGCAGGGCCGGCTCTCGGACAATCTCACCCGCACGGACGGAGTGGCGCCATGAAGCTGACGGACCACGAGCAGGCCATGCTGCAGGGCGACCACGGCCCCGCGAAGGCGAAGGCGATGGACCTGCTGCTGCGCTACGGCCGCGCGCTCGGCGCCGAGCGGCTGGTGGAGGTGCGCAACGTGGCCGGCACCTGGAACGCCGGCTCCCCCGCCCTGCGCCCCTATGCCGACGAGAGCATGGACAAGCTGTTCTCCAAGTTCAATCTCGACAGCGACGAGACCGTGGAGACCCCCCAGGCCGAGGTCTACACCTGCCAGCTCATCCACGGCATCGACACCCGCCACAACAAGGTGATGGGCGTGCCCGACGAGGCGGCGGACTATCAGCGCCGGGCGGAGGCCTTCTTCGGCCGCCGCGGCGTGTCGATGTTCAACACATGCACGCCCTATCAGGTGGGCAACGTGCCGGTGAAGGGCGAGCATTGCGCCTGGATGGAGAGCTCGGCCGTCGTCTACTGCAACGCCGTGCTGGGCGCGCGCACCAACACCGAGGGGCGCGAGAGCACCGGGGCCGCCTCGCTCACCGGGCGCATCCCCTACTTCGGCTTCCACATCCCCGAGAACCGCCTCGGCACCCATGTGCTGGAGGCGGAGCCGGAGGTGCGCGACATCATGGAATGGGGCCTCTTCGGCTACCACGCCGGCGAGGCGGTGGGCGAGGACATCCCCGTGCTCACCGGCCGGCTGCACCAGCCCGGGCTGATCGACCTGAAGCATTTCGGCGCCGCCGGGGCCTCCTCGGGCGGCATCGAGATGTACCACATCCCCGGCACCACGCCGGAGGCGCCGACGCTTGAGGCCGCGCTGCGCCCCGGCGGGCACGAGCGCCTCGTCTACACCGCCGCGGACCGGCAGCGCGCCTGGGAGAACCTCAACCATTCCGCCAGTTCCGACGACGTGGATTTCGTGATGCTCGGCTGCCCGCACAACGCGATCGAGCAGGTCTGGACCGCGGCGAAGTTGCTCGACGGTCGCCGCGTGCACGAGAACACCGAGCTGTGGATCTTCACGCCCCGCGCCCTGAAGGACACGGCGGACCTCAACGGCTACACCGAGATCATCGAGCGCGCCGGCGCGCACCTCCTCTCCGACACCTGCCCCGCCATCGGCCGCGTGGTGCCCAAGGGCACCCGCACGGTGGCCACCGACAGCGCCAAGCAGGCGCATTACCTGCCGGCGATCATGGGCGTGGGCTGCCATTTCGGCTCGGTCGCGCAATGCGTGGAGGCGGCGATCACCGGGCGCTGGCGCGGGGGGCTGGCATGAGCGCCATCGAGATCCGCGGCCGCTGCGTGGTGCCGGGCGTGGCCGAGGGCGAGGCCTTCGTCTCGCCAGAGACCATCTCCGGCTGGGGCGGCATCGACAGCCGCACCGGCACCATCGTGGAGATGCGCCACCCGATGCGCGGGCTCAGCTTCGCCGGCAAGGTGCTGCTGTTCCCCGGGGCGAAGGGCTCCTCGGGCTACTCGCATTTCTTCCACCTGTGCCGGGTGAACGGCACGGCCCCGGTGGCCCAGCTCTTCACCCGGATGACCGCGAAGGCCGCCCTGGGCTGCGTGGTGACCCGGGTGCCTGCGATGACGGATTTCGACCGCGACCCGTTCGAGATCATCCGCCCCGGCGACCATGTCCGCGTGGACGCGGACGCGGGCCTGGTGACCGTCACCCCCCGCGGGTGAGGGCGCGCGCCTTCGCCGCCTCCGTCTCCCGGTCGGCGAGGGCGCGCAGCGCCGCGAGCAGCGGGTGCGCCGCGGTGCGCGCCTGCCCGTAGGCGAGGTTGAAATCATAGTCGAAATCCGGCGGGTTGGCGCCCGTGGCGTGCTGGAGCACGGTCTCGATCTTGTCGAGCCCCTTGGCGAGCACGGCCTCCGGCGTGGCGGCGGCGTCATACTCGTCCTGCAGGGCCAGCAGCCTCTCGCGCAGGTCCGCCGGCAGGGGGGCGGCGAGGTGTTCGAGATCGGCGCGCTCCTGCGCGGCCTTGTTCAGGCCCGGGCGCTGCTCGGTGGCCGGGATGTCGCCGGAGACCGCCTCGCCGAGATCATGCACGATGCACAGCTCGAGCAGCCGCAGACGGTCCACCCCCGGCATGTCCTCGGCCAGCAGCAGCGCGAGCAGGCACAGCCGCCAGCTGTGCTCGGCGGTGCTTTCCGGGCGCCCGGCGGCGGTGTGGCCGCTGCGCAGCGTGTCCTTCAGGCGCTCGGCCCGCTGCAGGAAGGTGATGATGTCGCCAAGGCGTGTGGTCATGGTCCGGCTCCTTGTGGCGCGCATCCTGCCACGGTGAGGGGCGGCCCGTCAGCCCCCCGCGCGCGGACGGCGCGCGTGGCGCGGTTCCCGCAGGACGGCCGCTCTTCCCTCGCAAGGCCGCCCCCGCGCCCGGAACGGGCGGGTGCGGACGGCCGCGGGCCGCGGTGTCACGGCAAGCCGGGCGAGGGGGCGGCGGGCTGCCGGCCGGGAAGGCGCCGCCCGCGCCCTGTCGGAAAGGCGGTGCGGCGGGGGCGCGCCGGGCGGGAGCCACCCGGCGCGCCCGGATCAGTTCATCGAGTTCGGCAGGAACAGCGAGATCTGCGGGAAGGCGATCAAGAGCACCATGATCACCACCTCGCAGGCGAGGAACCAGCTGATGCCCTTGAAGATCGTCTCCAGCGGCACCTTCTCGCCCACCACGGATTTCACCACATATGCGTTGAAGCCCACAGGCGGGGTGAGCAGCCCGATCTCGATGTATTTCACCACGATCACCCCCAGCCAGATCTCGTCCAGCCCCAGCGCCTTGAACATCGGCTGCACGATGGGCAGCGTGAGCAGGAGCACGCCCAGCGGGTCGAGGAACATGCCCAGGATGAGGTAGATGATCGACACCGCGACCACCAGCAGCACCGGGTCCAGCGCCCAGGTGCCGATCATCCCGCCCATGATGCCGGGAATGCCGACGAGGGCGAGGAACTTGGTGAACATCACCGCGCCATACGCCACGAAGAACAGCTGGGCGGAGGTTTTCACCGCCTCCAGAACGCTGTCGCGCATCACGGCATAGGTGAGGCGCCGCTGGGCCGCGGCCACCACGCAGGCGAGCAGAGCGCCCCCGGCCCCGGCCTCCGTGGGGGTGAAGACCCCGCCGTAGAGCCCGCCGATGATGCCGAAGATCAGCACCAGCAGCGGCCAGACCGGGCCGAGCGAGCGCCAGCGCATGCGCCACAGCTCCTCCCGGCTCATCTGCAGGGTCACCCGCGGCGCGATGGCGGGGTTCCACCAGGCGCGGCCCACGATCATCGCGGTGTAGACGGCGGCGGTGAGCACCCCGGGCAGCACCCCGGCGATGAGCAGCTTGGTGATGGAGACCTCGGCGAAGACACCGTAGATCACGAACATGATCGAGGGCGGGATGAGCGCGCCCAGCGTGCCGGCCGAGGCCACCACCCCGCAGGCGAGCGAAGGCGCGTAGCCCTGCTTGAGCATCTCCGGAATGGCGAGGCGGCTCATGGTGGCGGCCGTGGCGACGGAGGAGCCGGAGGCCGCCGCAAAGCCCGCCGAGGCCATGTTGGTGGCCACCGCCAGCCCTCCCGGCAGGCCGGAGAACCAGTAGCGCGCCGCGTTGAACAGCGCGGCGGAGATGCCGGTGTTATGCGCCACCGCCCCCATGAGGATGAACATCGGGATGGCCGAGAGCCCCCAGTTCGCCGCCACCTCGAACGGGGTGTTCTGCATCACCCCGAAGGCCACGTTGATGTTGCGCTGCGCCCAGAGCCCGATGAAGGCCGCGACGCCGAGCGCCACGCCGATGGGCACCCGGATGGCGATCAGCACCAGCACCAGGCCGAGGATGGAGAAGCCGAGTTCCGCGCCGCTCATGTCCGCTCCTCCGGGGCGCCGCCCTCGGGCGCCCCCGTGGATCCGGAAAGAGGTGCTCCGGGGGAAGCGCCCGGGGCCGCGCCGGCTGCGGACGGGCCGCCGGATTGCGCGGCGGTGCCGGAGGGGGTGCCGGGGCGGGGGGCGTCCAGCGCCGGGTCGTCGTCATCCGCGGTGCCGCGTGCCGCGGCCCGGGTGTCGCGCACCAGGTGGATGACGAGGTAGACCGCCATCAGTCCGAAGCCGATGGGCACCACCCAGCGCGAGGGCCAGACCTCGATGAAACCGCCGCCGGCCTCGCGCGCCTCGCGCATGTCCGTCATCTCCAGCGCCACGATCACCGCCTGCCAGGTGAAGACGGTGACGTAGATGACGCTGAGCACCGCGGCGAAGGCGTCCATCCACTTGCGCGGCCGCCAGGACATCCAGCCGGTGAACAGCTCCACGATGATATGCCCGCGCTCGCGGGTGATGAGGGCGAGCGGCAGGAAGGCGAGGGCGGCCATGTAATAGGCCGAGACGATCTCGATCGTGCCGACCAGCGGGCGGTGGAACGCCGTGCGCGCGATCACGTCGGCGGAGACATGGAGCATCATCGCGATGGTCAGCAGCGCCGCGACGAGGGTGAAGAGGCCGGTGATCCGGTCGAGCAGGTACCTGAGTGCGTGCATGCGCATCCCTTTCCGGGGCACGGGGAGAGACAGAGAGAGACGGGCCGGCGGGCCCCCGGGGCCTGCCGGCGACGGCGAAGGGGAGGGCGGCCCGCCGGCCGGGGCGGGCCCGCGCAGGTCAGAGCGCCTCGGGGTCGACCTTGTCGAAGATCTCGCGCTTGAGGGCGGCGCGGAACTTCTCCCGGTCCTGGCCCACCTCCTCGGCGATGATCTTCTGCCACTTCGCGTAGGAGGCGAGGTAGTAGTCGAGCACGGCTTCCGGGTTCTCCACCCGGGCGGCCTTCGCGTTCGCGACGTTCTCGGCATATTGCTGGGTGTCGCGCTCGGCCATCACCGGGGCGAAATCGGCGGCGGCGTCCACGAAGGTGATGCCCTTCTCCTTCGCCGCGGCGATCACGTCCGCGTCCTCCGCCATCTGGGCGTCGAAGGTCTCCCGCACCACCACGTCGACCATGAGGTCGATGTGCAGGCGGCGCTGCTCGGGGGTGAACTCCTCCCAGACATCGCGGTTCACGTACATCAGCACCGGCGGGCCGCCCATGCCCAGCGGGGCGTCGAGCACGGTGTCGACCACGTCCATGTAGCCGAAGCTGCGCAGCCATTGCACCGAGCCCAGAACGCAGTCGAGCGCGCCGCGCTCGATGGCGGTGGTGGCCTCGTTCGGCGGCATGGCCACGGGGGTGGCGCCGGCAAGCGTCATGATGCCCACGCCGCCGCCGGAGGCGCGCACCTTCAGCCCCTTCACGTCCGCCAGCCCCTGCGGCGTGCCCCGGCACATCAGCAGGTAGGGCGAGACGGAATAGCCGCCGAAGCCCACCGCGTTCGCATGTTCGAACTCCTCGCGGCATTGCGGGCAGCCGAGCATCAGCACGTCGTTCATCGCGGCGGTGGCGGCGAGCATGTCGTCGCCGATCAGCGACTGGCTGAAGATCATGTTCATCGAGGGCAGCATCTTGGGCACGTAGGGCGCCATGGTGATGCCGCCGTCGATGAGGTTGCTCTTCACCGCGTCGGGCGTTCCGGGGCCGTTGGCGAGCTGCGCGCCGGGCACCATCTTCCAGTCGATCTCGCCGCCGGTGGCCTCCTTCAGCGCCGCGAAATACGGCTCCATCGCGACGGTGTTGGTGGCGTTGGTCGCGCTCAGCCAGGACCCGAAGATCAGCTCCCTGGATTGTGCGGCCCCTGCGAGAAGCGCCAGCGCCGCGGCACTGGTGAGCAGTCTGCGTATCATCTTCATTTTTCCTCCCTTGGCTGGGGTGGGCCGCCCCGGATCTGCCGTCCGGGTGGGGCCATTGGCGGGTCGGGCGCGCCCGGGGCCGGTGTCAGGCCGGCGGGCACGGAAACGGGGTGAGGGAGTGGCCTGCGGACATGGCGGGGTGCGCGGCGCGGCGCGGAGCCGGCGCGCGCTGCGGTGCCAGAGGGCGCCCCGCGTGCCGGGGGCGCTGGTGTCCGACTGTGTCCGCCATTGCGGTCTTCCTCCCGTGGCCGCCCCTGCATCGGAGGCGGACCGCTGATTTGCCCTGACGGTAGGCGAACTTGATCCGGGAGGGTATCCCGTTTTTTGCGGGAGTATCTTTCTCGAATCAAGAAAGCCCAGGCCGGAAGCTGGCGGATTTCCCGGCAGGGCGGCGGAGAGCAATCCTGCCAGGGCCGGGAGCGCGCCTCACATGTCCCGGCCCCCTCCCGCCAGCGCCAGGGCGTGCGCTGTCAGGCCCCCGCTGCCCGCCGCCGCGCCCGCCGGCACCTGCCTGCCGAACGGCCCCGGGCGCCGGCCGCACCATCGCCCGCGCCCGGCCTGACGGCATCTCCCGGTTCAGGCAGAGCGCTGTGGCCCCGGTGGAAAATGGATTTGCCGGGAAAAATAATGCTTCCCCCCGACATCCGCGTTGACACAGTGAATTCGGAAAGTAAAACTCGTCAGTAAACAAGAAGATAAACTGGAGGCTTATACCGTTGTGTTCCCGAGGTATACTCGCAGGAGGGGCGGTGTTCCTCGATGCGACGTTCCGACGGGAGCGGCCGATTCCGGCAAGGTGGTACCCCGGGCCGGACTGCCGGCCTGCTGATGGAGCTCCGAATGAGACGCCGGCCCGCGCTTCCCGTCCTGCCGCTCACCCTCGCCTGCCTGCTCACGCCGCTCGCCGCGCCGGCGGGCCGGGCGGCCGACGAGGGCGATTACATGCTCGCCACGGCGGCTGACCTTGCCGCGCTCTGTGCCGCGCCGCAGGACGCGTCGGCGATCCACATGTGCGAGGGCTTCCTCGTCGCCGTCGACCAGATGCACATGCAACTGGCCAGCGCCATGGACCGGCCGATCTACTGCCTGCCCACGGATGGCTCGGTCACCCGTGACGGCGCCGCGGCGGCCTTCGCGGCCTGGATGGCCGGGCGCCCCGCGAACGCCACGCTTTCCCCGATAGACGGCCTGATGTCCTGGGCGCGCGACGCCTACCCCTGCCCGGCGGGCCAGTGATGGGAGCGCGGATCATGAAAGCCCTCCTGCCGGTGCTCGCCGCGTCTCTCCTCTCCGCCTGCGCGGGCATGAACGACACCCAGCAGCGCGCGGCCAGCGGCACGCTCATCGGCGCCGGCAGCGGCGCGGTGATCGGCGCGATCGCCGGGGATGCCGGCATGGGCGCGGTGATCGGCGCCGGCGCCGGCCTGCTCGGCGGCCTCGTGGTCGACAAGGTCGAGAAGGACAAGGCGTCCGCCTATGAACAGGGTGTCCGCGACGGCCGCGCCACCCGGTGATCCCTTTCGCCTGCCCGCCGCCCGCGCGGGCCACAACATGAGGCCACTGCCCCTTGACTCCTGCCA
Protein-coding sequences here:
- a CDS encoding dihydroxy-acid dehydratase, whose amino-acid sequence is MSRPLRSNFEPGSSRWAVRRAQWRALGLTDADMEKPKIAVVNTSSEMAICFSHLDGIAAKAKEAIRAAGGLPFEIRTAAPSDFIISAGRRATYILPTRDLIANDIEVQVEGAQLDGMLLLTSCDKTVPGQLMAAARLDIPALMVICGYQASGHIGNEHVDIEEVFLHAGYHAQGNTSLERLTEMSEQAIRSPGVCSGMGTANSMHSVTEALGMCLPGAAPVAALSARMWAHVEASGRRIVEMVEEDLKPRAILTAGAFRNAAAQVQAQAGSINCIKHLQAIALEAGVEIDMAREFDAAGERVPVLTAVRPIGPLSIEQFDAAGGARGVQSRLAPRLETGVLTCTGATLAQNLEGVTVSDDNVIRPLDNPWGAEAPIVLLRGSLAPVSGVVKVGLRTADRNLAFRGPARVFGDSVSAEAALKAGTIAPGAVVVLRGQGVRGGPGMGGASRLVFALEGAGMGTACAVVTDGQLSGLVNKGLVVGEVQPESAEGGPIALVEDGDMIAIDVTTKRLDLEVPEAVLAERATCFTPPEPAHDSGWLSIYERTVSPLSRGASLIERARTR
- a CDS encoding FAD-dependent oxidoreductase, giving the protein MSHGRPINPATTILRFDGVDPKHVLEVDLCVVGAGISGVATALEAVKLGRTVAIVDSLPALGGQAVNSIIGTFCGLFANGSHGHRFTFGVVDEMLAALEAEDAVYYRHGPMTTVAHYNEIVLSRWVEKSIDAAGVIPIVGATLRGVARDGRRITAAEFITRYGDVEIRAEAWADCSGDAALAWRAGLECREPDEKVFGSQQAVIQGINTAAQPDRETLGAVISEKAAEYGLLRRGGLIFNFPGKDIGVLNMTHVETPLEPVAASRMGILGKEQVDRGVRLLRDAFPEAFGGISVRSYGFPGIRQTRWIRGAHHITVPEVTGGVKFPDAIARTAWPIELHNAPEGFVWEVFDENHVHYVPLGAMLSPEADNIVAVGRCIDGDPAALSSVRVMGPCMAMGAAAAHALDLAGSGSVHQIDIGALQGRLSDNLTRTDGVAP
- a CDS encoding aconitase X; amino-acid sequence: MKLTDHEQAMLQGDHGPAKAKAMDLLLRYGRALGAERLVEVRNVAGTWNAGSPALRPYADESMDKLFSKFNLDSDETVETPQAEVYTCQLIHGIDTRHNKVMGVPDEAADYQRRAEAFFGRRGVSMFNTCTPYQVGNVPVKGEHCAWMESSAVVYCNAVLGARTNTEGRESTGAASLTGRIPYFGFHIPENRLGTHVLEAEPEVRDIMEWGLFGYHAGEAVGEDIPVLTGRLHQPGLIDLKHFGAAGASSGGIEMYHIPGTTPEAPTLEAALRPGGHERLVYTAADRQRAWENLNHSASSDDVDFVMLGCPHNAIEQVWTAAKLLDGRRVHENTELWIFTPRALKDTADLNGYTEIIERAGAHLLSDTCPAIGRVVPKGTRTVATDSAKQAHYLPAIMGVGCHFGSVAQCVEAAITGRWRGGLA
- a CDS encoding aconitase X swivel domain-containing protein; the protein is MSAIEIRGRCVVPGVAEGEAFVSPETISGWGGIDSRTGTIVEMRHPMRGLSFAGKVLLFPGAKGSSGYSHFFHLCRVNGTAPVAQLFTRMTAKAALGCVVTRVPAMTDFDRDPFEIIRPGDHVRVDADAGLVTVTPRG
- a CDS encoding HD domain-containing protein — its product is MTTRLGDIITFLQRAERLKDTLRSGHTAAGRPESTAEHSWRLCLLALLLAEDMPGVDRLRLLELCIVHDLGEAVSGDIPATEQRPGLNKAAQERADLEHLAAPLPADLRERLLALQDEYDAAATPEAVLAKGLDKIETVLQHATGANPPDFDYDFNLAYGQARTAAHPLLAALRALADRETEAAKARALTRGG
- a CDS encoding TRAP transporter large permease; the protein is MSGAELGFSILGLVLVLIAIRVPIGVALGVAAFIGLWAQRNINVAFGVMQNTPFEVAANWGLSAIPMFILMGAVAHNTGISAALFNAARYWFSGLPGGLAVATNMASAGFAAASGSSVATAATMSRLAIPEMLKQGYAPSLACGVVASAGTLGALIPPSIMFVIYGVFAEVSITKLLIAGVLPGVLTAAVYTAMIVGRAWWNPAIAPRVTLQMSREELWRMRWRSLGPVWPLLVLIFGIIGGLYGGVFTPTEAGAGGALLACVVAAAQRRLTYAVMRDSVLEAVKTSAQLFFVAYGAVMFTKFLALVGIPGIMGGMIGTWALDPVLLVVAVSIIYLILGMFLDPLGVLLLTLPIVQPMFKALGLDEIWLGVIVVKYIEIGLLTPPVGFNAYVVKSVVGEKVPLETIFKGISWFLACEVVIMVLLIAFPQISLFLPNSMN
- a CDS encoding TRAP transporter small permease, producing the protein MHALRYLLDRITGLFTLVAALLTIAMMLHVSADVIARTAFHRPLVGTIEIVSAYYMAALAFLPLALITRERGHIIVELFTGWMSWRPRKWMDAFAAVLSVIYVTVFTWQAVIVALEMTDMREAREAGGGFIEVWPSRWVVPIGFGLMAVYLVIHLVRDTRAAARGTADDDDPALDAPRPGTPSGTAAQSGGPSAAGAAPGASPGAPLSGSTGAPEGGAPEERT
- a CDS encoding C4-dicarboxylate TRAP transporter substrate-binding protein, which encodes MIRRLLTSAAALALLAGAAQSRELIFGSWLSATNATNTVAMEPYFAALKEATGGEIDWKMVPGAQLANGPGTPDAVKSNLIDGGITMAPYVPKMLPSMNMIFSQSLIGDDMLAATAAMNDVLMLGCPQCREEFEHANAVGFGGYSVSPYLLMCRGTPQGLADVKGLKVRASGGGVGIMTLAGATPVAMPPNEATTAIERGALDCVLGSVQWLRSFGYMDVVDTVLDAPLGMGGPPVLMYVNRDVWEEFTPEQRRLHIDLMVDVVVRETFDAQMAEDADVIAAAKEKGITFVDAAADFAPVMAERDTQQYAENVANAKAARVENPEAVLDYYLASYAKWQKIIAEEVGQDREKFRAALKREIFDKVDPEAL
- a CDS encoding Rap1a/Tai family immunity protein — encoded protein: MRRRPALPVLPLTLACLLTPLAAPAGRAADEGDYMLATAADLAALCAAPQDASAIHMCEGFLVAVDQMHMQLASAMDRPIYCLPTDGSVTRDGAAAAFAAWMAGRPANATLSPIDGLMSWARDAYPCPAGQ
- a CDS encoding glycine zipper family protein produces the protein MKALLPVLAASLLSACAGMNDTQQRAASGTLIGAGSGAVIGAIAGDAGMGAVIGAGAGLLGGLVVDKVEKDKASAYEQGVRDGRATR